In one Bosea sp. RAC05 genomic region, the following are encoded:
- a CDS encoding amidase, translating into MLRTVQGCAEALASGATTSRALVEDSLTAIADRAGEGARTFISVSAESARAAADAHDALRRAGRQPSPYAGIPFAVKDLFDVAGEVSKAGSRALADATPARAHAPTIARMLAAGFIPVGRTNMTEFAYSGIGANPHYGTPLSPWDRASARIPGGSSSGSAVAVADGMAVVALGSDTGGSCRIPAALCGIVGYKPTARRVPLDGVVPLSGSLDSLGPLGASVACCAIVDAILAGDVPALPAPRPLAGLRLAIPREIMRDGMDATVATTFERAVAALAALGARITETSFAPLLDIAPAMSRGGLTGPESYDWHRDLLAAKGALYDPRVRSRIEAGAAMTAADYVALTAARRRIIAAMDARTAPFDALLMPTCPIVAPRIAELAEDVEYYRLNALLLRNPSLGNFLDRCAISLPCNRPGEAPVGLMLMGETGGDAALFAVAAAVEAALAA; encoded by the coding sequence ATGCTGCGGACCGTGCAAGGCTGCGCCGAGGCCCTCGCGAGCGGCGCCACGACGTCGCGCGCCCTGGTCGAGGACTCCCTGACGGCGATCGCCGATCGGGCAGGCGAAGGTGCCCGCACCTTCATCTCCGTTTCAGCCGAATCCGCTCGTGCCGCGGCCGACGCCCATGACGCCCTGCGCCGGGCCGGCCGTCAGCCATCGCCCTATGCCGGCATCCCCTTCGCGGTGAAGGATCTGTTCGACGTCGCCGGCGAGGTTTCGAAGGCGGGCTCGCGCGCGCTCGCCGACGCCACCCCGGCCAGAGCCCATGCCCCGACGATCGCGCGCATGCTGGCGGCCGGCTTCATCCCTGTCGGCCGCACCAACATGACCGAGTTCGCCTATTCCGGCATCGGCGCCAACCCGCATTACGGCACGCCGCTCAGCCCCTGGGACCGCGCCTCCGCGCGCATCCCCGGCGGCTCCTCCTCCGGCTCGGCGGTGGCGGTCGCCGACGGCATGGCGGTCGTCGCGCTCGGCAGCGACACCGGCGGCTCCTGCCGCATCCCCGCCGCGCTTTGCGGCATCGTCGGCTACAAGCCGACCGCGCGGCGCGTGCCCCTCGACGGGGTCGTGCCGCTCTCGGGCAGCCTCGATTCGCTCGGGCCGCTCGGCGCCAGCGTCGCCTGCTGCGCGATCGTCGATGCGATCCTCGCCGGAGACGTCCCTGCCCTTCCGGCGCCGCGCCCACTCGCGGGCCTGCGCCTCGCCATTCCCCGCGAGATCATGCGCGACGGCATGGACGCAACCGTCGCCACCACCTTCGAACGCGCCGTCGCGGCGCTGGCGGCGCTGGGCGCCCGGATCACCGAGACCTCGTTTGCGCCGCTGCTCGACATCGCGCCCGCGATGAGCCGCGGCGGCCTCACAGGCCCGGAATCCTATGACTGGCATCGCGATCTGCTCGCCGCGAAGGGCGCGCTCTACGATCCGCGCGTGCGCAGCCGCATCGAGGCCGGCGCCGCAATGACAGCCGCCGACTATGTCGCCCTGACCGCGGCACGCCGTCGCATCATCGCGGCGATGGACGCGCGGACCGCCCCCTTCGACGCGCTGCTGATGCCGACCTGCCCGATCGTGGCGCCGCGCATCGCAGAGCTGGCCGAGGACGTGGAATACTACCGTCTCAACGCGCTTCTGCTGCGCAATCCCAGCCTCGGCAACTTCCTCGACCGCTGCGCCATCAGCCTGCCCTGCAACCGCCCCGGCGAGGCCCCCGTCGGCCTGATGCTGATGGGGGAGACCGGTGGCGACGCGGCTCTGTTCGCGGTCGCGGCCGCCGTCGAGGCGGCATTGGCCGCCTGA
- a CDS encoding NAD(P)/FAD-dependent oxidoreductase has protein sequence MSPTIKPIASDAALPAQADVVVIGGGIVGAAAAYFLAKRGRSVALVEKGVVGGEQSSRNWGWCRQQNRDARELPLAIRSMELWDALAAEIGEDPGFRRCGLVYTSNDAAQIAQWERWRETARQFGVETRMLSGPEASAMTAGTGRTWLGGVHSMTDGKAEPALAAPVLALGARKHGATIHQGCAARGLDVTNGTVTGVVTETGTIRTQSVILAGGAWASGFCRHHGVVFPQASIRATSLRTEVAPAWLEAFYTPEIALTRRLDGSYTIAISGKGTLELTPQGIRFARQFMPMFVKRLKAVEFGIGSSFFNGPEALGSWTLDKETPFERIRVLDPAPSQKAIATLLERAHALVPALRAVPVRESWGSYIDSTPDAVPVISPTVGLKGLVLAAGLSGHGFGLGPGAGHLAADLATGDTPIVDPRPFRHARLLDGSQGEVGEF, from the coding sequence ATGAGCCCCACGATCAAGCCCATCGCCAGCGACGCCGCCCTGCCCGCTCAGGCCGATGTCGTCGTCATCGGCGGCGGCATCGTCGGCGCAGCGGCGGCGTATTTTCTGGCGAAGCGCGGCCGCTCGGTGGCGCTCGTCGAGAAGGGCGTCGTCGGCGGCGAGCAGTCCAGCCGCAACTGGGGCTGGTGCCGCCAGCAGAACCGCGACGCCCGTGAATTGCCGCTCGCGATCCGCTCCATGGAGCTGTGGGACGCACTTGCCGCCGAGATCGGCGAGGATCCCGGCTTCCGCCGCTGCGGACTGGTCTACACCAGCAACGACGCCGCGCAGATCGCGCAATGGGAGCGCTGGCGCGAGACGGCCCGGCAGTTCGGCGTCGAGACGCGGATGCTGAGCGGCCCGGAAGCCTCCGCCATGACGGCGGGCACCGGCCGCACCTGGCTCGGCGGCGTGCATTCGATGACCGACGGCAAGGCCGAGCCGGCGCTCGCCGCGCCGGTGCTCGCGCTCGGCGCCCGCAAGCATGGCGCGACGATCCATCAGGGCTGCGCAGCGCGCGGGCTCGACGTGACCAATGGCACCGTCACCGGTGTCGTGACCGAGACAGGCACGATCCGCACACAGTCGGTCATCCTCGCGGGCGGCGCCTGGGCCTCGGGATTCTGCCGCCATCACGGCGTCGTCTTCCCGCAGGCCAGCATCCGCGCCACCAGCCTGCGCACGGAGGTGGCGCCGGCCTGGCTGGAAGCCTTCTACACCCCGGAGATCGCCCTGACGCGACGGCTCGACGGCAGCTACACCATCGCCATCAGCGGCAAGGGCACGCTCGAGCTGACGCCACAGGGCATCCGCTTCGCCCGCCAGTTCATGCCGATGTTCGTCAAGCGGCTGAAGGCGGTGGAGTTCGGCATCGGCTCCTCCTTCTTCAACGGGCCTGAAGCTCTGGGCAGCTGGACGCTCGACAAGGAAACCCCGTTCGAGCGCATCCGCGTGCTCGACCCCGCCCCCAGCCAGAAGGCGATCGCGACCCTGCTGGAGCGCGCCCATGCGCTCGTGCCGGCCCTGCGCGCCGTCCCTGTGCGCGAAAGCTGGGGCAGCTACATCGACTCGACGCCCGATGCCGTGCCGGTGATCTCGCCGACCGTGGGCCTGAAGGGCCTCGTCCTGGCCGCCGGCCTCAGCGGCCATGGCTTCGGGCTCGGCCCCGGTGCCGGCCATCTCGCCGCCGATCTCGCCACCGGCGACACCCCGATCGTAGACCCCCGCCCCTTCCGCCATGCCCGCCTCCTCGACGGGTCGCAGGGCGAGGTCGGCGAGTTCTGA
- a CDS encoding haloacid dehalogenase type II, which yields MTTWRPKFITFDCYGTLIYFEMGPAARRVYGARLSPAQMDAFVEDFSSYRLDEVLGPWKPYQDVVRNAVARTCKLHGFAYDPADAQAIIDEIPTWGPHPDVPAGLAKVAKEIPLVILSNSMTDLIPHSVARLGAPFHAAYTAQEAQAYKPRMQAFEYMFDQLGCGPQDVMHCSSSFRYDLMTAHDMKIGQRVFVNRGHEPPNPYYGYSEISGIDGLPGLVGL from the coding sequence ATGACCACCTGGCGGCCGAAATTCATCACCTTCGACTGCTACGGCACCCTGATCTATTTCGAGATGGGCCCCGCCGCGCGTCGCGTCTATGGCGCGCGCCTGTCGCCTGCGCAGATGGACGCCTTCGTCGAGGATTTCAGCAGCTATCGCCTCGATGAGGTGCTCGGCCCCTGGAAGCCCTATCAGGACGTCGTCCGCAACGCCGTCGCGCGCACCTGCAAGCTCCACGGCTTCGCCTATGACCCCGCCGATGCCCAGGCAATCATCGACGAGATCCCGACCTGGGGCCCGCATCCCGACGTGCCGGCCGGCCTCGCCAAGGTCGCGAAGGAAATCCCCCTCGTCATCCTCTCGAACTCGATGACCGACCTGATCCCGCATTCGGTCGCCCGGCTCGGCGCGCCCTTCCATGCTGCCTACACGGCGCAGGAGGCCCAGGCCTACAAGCCCCGCATGCAGGCCTTCGAATACATGTTCGACCAGCTCGGCTGCGGGCCGCAGGACGTGATGCACTGCTCGTCCAGCTTCCGCTACGACCTGATGACGGCCCATGACATGAAGATCGGCCAGCGCGTCTTCGTCAATCGCGGCCACGAGCCGCCCAACCCCTATTACGGCTACAGCGAGATCAGCGGCATCGACGGGCTCCCCGGCCTCGTCGGGCTCTGA
- a CDS encoding aldehyde dehydrogenase family protein gives MTDFAPDSVTFSTGHYIGGEVVQAGERIAVARPSDGTTYADLPIAGAAIVDRAVTNATKAVAASGWATQPPRERARVLRRWADLIEERAVELGRLESVGSTRPIAQAVTGDVASVAEGIRFFSEWADKLGGEVAATRQDHLGLIVSEPYGVVGAITPWNFPLSMASWKVGPALAAGNAIVLKPSELTPFSTVRLAELAVEAGIPAGIFNVVQGNGVVTGDALSRHQGIAKLSFTGSTRTGIAVMKAAAESGIKPVTLELGGKSPQLVFADADLDKAAACIAGSLLANAGQACVAGSRLIVQRPVMAELVARLQARLATVTPGPTWKAATGYAPIISETQARRIDDILERSRLQGAECLLGGARIEGHGGAFYQPTLLAGVTAQTAAVREEIFGPVLTIQAFDDEAEGLSLADHPEYGLAAGVYTADLGRGLRAMRALKAGTVWINRYSRTLDFILPTGGYKSSGIGKDLGRQAVEANLRHKTVLIDIGG, from the coding sequence ATGACCGATTTCGCGCCGGATTCGGTCACCTTTTCGACCGGCCACTACATCGGCGGCGAGGTCGTCCAGGCGGGCGAGCGCATCGCCGTCGCCCGCCCTTCGGACGGCACGACTTACGCCGATCTGCCGATCGCCGGCGCCGCCATCGTCGACCGCGCCGTCACCAATGCGACGAAGGCGGTCGCGGCGAGCGGCTGGGCGACGCAGCCGCCGCGCGAACGCGCCCGCGTCCTGCGCCGCTGGGCCGACCTGATCGAGGAGCGCGCGGTCGAACTCGGCCGGCTCGAGTCGGTCGGCTCAACCCGGCCGATCGCCCAGGCTGTGACGGGAGACGTCGCCAGCGTCGCCGAGGGCATCCGCTTCTTCTCCGAATGGGCCGACAAGCTCGGCGGCGAGGTCGCGGCCACCCGCCAGGACCATCTCGGCCTGATCGTCTCGGAGCCCTATGGCGTCGTCGGCGCGATCACGCCGTGGAACTTCCCGCTCAGCATGGCCTCCTGGAAGGTCGGCCCGGCGCTCGCGGCGGGCAACGCCATCGTGCTGAAGCCCTCGGAGCTGACGCCGTTTTCGACTGTGCGGCTGGCGGAACTCGCCGTGGAAGCAGGCATCCCTGCCGGCATCTTCAATGTCGTGCAGGGCAATGGCGTCGTCACCGGCGATGCGCTGTCGCGCCACCAGGGCATCGCCAAGCTCTCCTTTACCGGCTCGACCCGCACCGGCATCGCCGTGATGAAGGCGGCCGCCGAAAGCGGCATCAAGCCGGTGACGCTGGAACTCGGCGGGAAGAGCCCGCAACTCGTCTTCGCCGATGCCGATCTGGACAAGGCCGCCGCCTGCATCGCCGGTTCGCTGCTCGCCAATGCCGGCCAGGCCTGCGTCGCCGGCTCGCGGCTGATCGTCCAGCGCCCGGTCATGGCAGAACTGGTGGCGCGGCTGCAGGCGAGGCTCGCCACGGTCACGCCGGGCCCGACCTGGAAGGCCGCGACGGGCTATGCGCCGATCATCTCGGAGACGCAGGCCCGGCGCATCGACGACATCCTCGAACGCAGCCGCCTGCAGGGCGCGGAATGCCTGCTCGGCGGGGCGCGCATCGAGGGCCATGGCGGCGCTTTCTACCAGCCGACGCTGCTTGCAGGCGTGACCGCACAGACGGCGGCGGTGCGCGAGGAGATCTTCGGCCCGGTGCTGACGATCCAGGCCTTCGACGACGAGGCCGAGGGGTTGAGCCTCGCCGACCATCCCGAATACGGGCTCGCGGCCGGCGTCTATACCGCCGATCTCGGCCGCGGCCTGCGCGCCATGCGGGCGCTCAAGGCCGGCACCGTCTGGATCAACCGCTACAGCCGCACGCTCGACTTCATCCTGCCGACCGGCGGCTACAAGAGCTCCGGCATCGGCAAGGACCTCGGCCGCCAGGCGGTGGAGGCCAATCTGCGCCACAAGACGGTGCTGATCGACATCGGCGGGTGA
- a CDS encoding NAD(P)/FAD-dependent oxidoreductase has product MKLEPYWLASAPRFTSGSTEPVEGQVDVAVIGGGFTGLSAARSLAKAGARVAVLEAGRVVGEASGRNGGHCNNGLAHDLGGLAAQIGIERASALYRVFDDGVDTVEALVKEEAIDCDFTRTGKIKLAAKPGHFAKLQKSAELLKSTVEPDLEVVAPGDVQSEIGSSGFHGGLVFPRSAHMHMGRFGVGLAEAAARAGAQIHEGAAVTSLQRIAGQAHRVVTTRGSLEASQVLLATGASRQGPFAWLRRRIVPVGSFIIATEPLSDNLAASIMPTRRTATTTMNIGNYFRLTPDNRLIFGGRARFALSSPSSDAKSGAILKARMLELFPQLAQTRIDYCWGGLVDMTADRLPRAGERDGVFYATGYSGHGTQMSVHMGKIMARVMGGDTAANPLAGLDWPVVPGHFGPPWFLPFVGMYYRYQDWRH; this is encoded by the coding sequence ATGAAGCTCGAACCCTATTGGCTGGCCTCCGCGCCGCGCTTCACTTCGGGCTCGACGGAGCCGGTCGAAGGCCAGGTCGACGTCGCGGTGATCGGCGGGGGCTTCACCGGTCTGTCGGCCGCGCGCAGCCTGGCGAAGGCCGGCGCGCGCGTTGCCGTGCTGGAGGCCGGACGCGTCGTCGGCGAGGCCTCGGGCCGCAATGGCGGGCATTGCAACAACGGTCTGGCGCATGATCTCGGCGGGCTGGCGGCGCAGATCGGCATCGAGCGGGCGAGCGCGCTCTACCGGGTCTTCGACGACGGCGTCGACACGGTCGAGGCGCTGGTGAAGGAGGAGGCGATCGACTGCGACTTCACCCGCACCGGCAAGATCAAGCTCGCGGCCAAGCCCGGCCATTTCGCCAAGCTCCAGAAGAGCGCCGAGTTGCTCAAGTCCACCGTCGAGCCCGATCTCGAGGTCGTCGCGCCGGGCGATGTCCAGAGCGAGATCGGCTCCTCGGGTTTCCATGGCGGGCTCGTCTTCCCGCGCAGCGCGCATATGCATATGGGCCGCTTCGGCGTCGGTCTGGCGGAGGCCGCGGCCCGGGCGGGGGCCCAGATTCATGAAGGCGCCGCGGTCACGTCGCTTCAGCGGATCGCCGGGCAGGCGCATCGCGTCGTCACGACGCGCGGGTCGCTGGAAGCCAGTCAGGTGCTGCTGGCGACCGGCGCCTCGCGCCAGGGGCCGTTCGCCTGGCTGCGCCGCCGGATCGTGCCCGTCGGCAGCTTCATCATCGCGACCGAGCCGCTCTCGGACAATCTCGCCGCCTCGATCATGCCGACGCGCCGCACGGCGACGACGACGATGAACATCGGCAACTACTTCCGGCTGACGCCCGACAACCGCCTGATCTTCGGCGGGCGGGCCCGCTTCGCCCTGTCGAGCCCGTCGTCCGACGCCAAGAGCGGCGCCATCCTGAAGGCGCGGATGCTCGAGCTGTTCCCGCAGCTCGCGCAGACGCGGATCGACTATTGCTGGGGCGGGCTCGTCGACATGACCGCCGACCGGCTGCCGCGCGCCGGTGAGCGCGACGGCGTGTTCTACGCGACCGGCTATAGCGGCCACGGCACGCAGATGTCGGTGCATATGGGGAAGATCATGGCCCGGGTGATGGGCGGGGACACCGCCGCCAACCCGCTCGCCGGGCTCGACTGGCCGGTGGTGCCCGGCCATTTCGGCCCGCCCTGGTTCCTGCCCTTCGTCGGGATGTATTACCGCTATCAGGACTGGCGGCACTGA
- a CDS encoding GNAT family N-acetyltransferase, with the protein MAYRTAKRRLGYEIAIRPMAEADLDQLHQLSIGVGWPHRPEDWRLVIGLGHGVVACDAIGRVLGSAMWWPFGESFATVGMVITSPRLQAQGAGRELMDMIFAQSGTRDLRLNSTKAGYRLYRSLGFEAIGRVFQHQGKALPPAAPVAALPGLRPVVPGDLDALARLDASAYGADRHQALAALLSTSVGTLVERDGAIVGFALCRPFGRGHVVGPIVAEDDAMAIALLTPHVEAHQGEFLRVDTAQEQGAFGAFLESCGLTIFDTVTPMIRGRSHGPSGPARIFGLVNQALG; encoded by the coding sequence TTGGCTTACAGAACGGCAAAGCGCCGGCTCGGCTACGAGATCGCCATCCGGCCGATGGCGGAGGCCGATCTCGACCAGCTGCATCAGCTCTCGATCGGCGTCGGCTGGCCGCATCGCCCCGAGGACTGGCGCCTCGTCATCGGGCTCGGCCACGGCGTCGTCGCCTGCGACGCGATCGGCCGGGTGCTGGGCTCGGCGATGTGGTGGCCCTTCGGCGAGAGCTTCGCGACGGTGGGCATGGTCATCACCTCGCCGCGCCTGCAGGCGCAAGGTGCCGGCCGCGAGCTGATGGACATGATCTTCGCGCAGTCGGGCACGCGCGACCTGCGCCTCAACTCCACCAAGGCCGGCTACCGGCTCTACCGCTCGCTCGGCTTCGAGGCGATCGGCCGCGTCTTCCAGCATCAGGGCAAGGCGCTGCCGCCCGCTGCCCCGGTCGCCGCCCTGCCCGGCCTGCGCCCGGTGGTCCCCGGCGATCTCGACGCGCTCGCCCGCCTCGACGCGAGCGCCTATGGCGCCGACCGTCATCAGGCCCTCGCCGCGCTGCTCTCGACCTCGGTCGGCACGCTCGTGGAGCGTGACGGCGCGATCGTCGGCTTCGCCCTCTGCCGCCCCTTCGGCCGCGGCCATGTCGTCGGGCCCATCGTGGCGGAGGATGATGCGATGGCGATCGCCTTGCTCACGCCGCATGTCGAGGCCCATCAGGGCGAATTCCTGCGCGTCGACACCGCGCAGGAACAGGGCGCCTTCGGCGCCTTCCTCGAATCCTGCGGCCTGACGATCTTCGATACGGTCACCCCGATGATCCGCGGCCGCAGCCACGGCCCCAGCGGCCCCGCGCGCATCTTCGGGCTGGTCAACCAGGCGCTGGGCTGA
- a CDS encoding Lrp/AsnC family transcriptional regulator, producing the protein MRLDRIDMKILIELQNNSRITNVNLADAVGLSPSPCLLRVKRLEQAGFISGYGATINLQKLGETITVFTEVTLADHTKEYFIRFETALRRVDEVVECHMVSGGYDYLVKFVTRGLTHYQSLIETLLDRNIGISKYFSYVVIKSPIQKPGYPLPVLFDV; encoded by the coding sequence GTGCGGCTCGACCGCATCGACATGAAAATCCTGATCGAGCTGCAGAACAACAGCCGGATCACCAACGTCAATCTGGCCGATGCGGTCGGCCTTTCGCCGAGCCCCTGCCTGCTGCGCGTCAAGCGGCTGGAGCAGGCGGGGTTCATCTCCGGCTATGGCGCGACGATCAACCTGCAGAAGCTCGGCGAGACGATCACCGTCTTCACCGAGGTGACGCTGGCCGACCACACCAAGGAGTATTTCATCCGCTTCGAGACGGCCCTGCGCCGGGTCGACGAGGTGGTGGAGTGCCACATGGTCAGCGGCGGCTACGACTATCTCGTCAAGTTCGTCACGCGCGGGCTGACGCATTACCAGTCGCTGATCGAGACCCTGCTCGACCGCAACATCGGCATCTCCAAGTACTTCAGCTATGTCGTGATCAAGTCGCCGATCCAGAAGCCGGGTTATCCGCTGCCGGTTCTCTTCGACGTATGA
- a CDS encoding aminotransferase class III-fold pyridoxal phosphate-dependent enzyme has translation MTVNSLEALDRLHWVHPVANWAGHEKRGVTIMKSAKGAFITDSEGHELIDGFAGLWCVNVGYGHESIVEAAAAQMRELPYATGYFSFGSEPAIRLAAKLAELLPGDLNHIYFSLGGSDAIDGALRLIQFYYNVTGRPTKKAILSLERGYHGSSSTGAGVTALPAFHANFDFPAHVRHYVAAPYAYRNPTGSDDASVIAASVASLRAKVAELGAENVAAFFCEPVIGSGGVIVPPKGWLKAMRDTATELDILFLADEVITGFGRTGPMFACEGEGVVPDLMTMAKGLTSGYAPLGALAIGEKIYRGIKDNAPEGGPIGHGQTYSGHPVSAAVALEVLRLYDEGGILANGQRVGAYFEKRLATLADHPLVGEVRARGLLAGIELVADKASKDKLPRSVKLADHLFARGYANGVIFRAFADDIIGLAPPLCCSESEIDLIVSRLRQTLDDMLDLPEVQAALAPAKAA, from the coding sequence ATGACCGTCAATTCGCTCGAAGCGCTCGACCGCCTCCATTGGGTCCACCCCGTCGCCAACTGGGCCGGGCACGAGAAGCGCGGCGTCACCATCATGAAGTCGGCCAAGGGCGCCTTCATCACGGATTCGGAAGGGCATGAGCTGATCGACGGCTTCGCCGGGCTGTGGTGCGTCAATGTCGGCTACGGGCATGAGAGCATCGTCGAGGCGGCAGCCGCTCAAATGCGCGAACTGCCCTATGCCACAGGCTATTTCTCCTTCGGCAGCGAGCCCGCGATCCGGCTGGCCGCCAAGCTCGCCGAACTCCTCCCGGGCGACCTCAACCACATCTATTTCTCGCTCGGCGGCTCGGATGCCATCGATGGCGCGCTGCGGCTGATCCAGTTCTACTACAACGTCACCGGGCGGCCGACGAAGAAGGCGATCCTCTCGCTGGAGCGCGGCTATCACGGCTCGAGCTCGACGGGTGCGGGCGTGACCGCGCTGCCGGCCTTCCATGCGAATTTCGACTTCCCGGCGCATGTCCGGCACTATGTCGCCGCGCCTTACGCCTATCGCAATCCGACGGGCTCCGACGACGCCTCGGTGATCGCGGCCAGCGTCGCCTCGCTGCGCGCCAAGGTGGCGGAACTGGGCGCGGAGAATGTCGCCGCGTTCTTCTGCGAGCCGGTGATCGGCTCGGGTGGCGTCATCGTGCCGCCGAAGGGCTGGCTCAAGGCGATGCGCGACACGGCCACTGAGCTCGACATCCTGTTCCTCGCCGACGAGGTCATCACCGGCTTCGGCCGCACGGGGCCGATGTTCGCCTGCGAGGGGGAGGGCGTCGTGCCCGATCTGATGACGATGGCGAAGGGGCTGACCTCGGGCTACGCGCCGCTGGGCGCACTCGCGATCGGCGAAAAGATCTATCGCGGCATCAAGGACAATGCCCCGGAGGGCGGCCCCATCGGCCATGGCCAGACCTATTCCGGCCACCCGGTCTCGGCGGCCGTCGCGCTCGAAGTGCTCCGGCTCTATGACGAGGGCGGCATTCTGGCCAATGGCCAGCGCGTCGGCGCCTATTTCGAAAAGAGGCTCGCCACCCTGGCCGACCATCCGCTGGTCGGCGAAGTGCGGGCGCGCGGCCTGCTCGCCGGCATCGAACTCGTCGCCGACAAGGCGAGCAAGGACAAGCTGCCGCGCAGCGTCAAGCTGGCCGACCATCTCTTCGCTCGCGGCTATGCCAATGGCGTGATCTTCCGCGCCTTCGCCGACGACATCATCGGGCTGGCGCCGCCGCTGTGCTGCAGCGAGAGCGAGATCGACCTGATCGTCTCGCGCCTGCGCCAGACGCTCGACGACATGCTCGATCTGCCCGAAGTGCAGGCGGCTCTTGCGCCCGCAAAGGCGGCCTGA
- a CDS encoding helix-turn-helix transcriptional regulator codes for MHEPAPVEPALYESGMTMSALPASHGIRRALGHIERHFTDAIYLEDLAALAGLSVCRFVTVFRRQVGLTPHRYICHRRIGYAKRLLRDGVPMAQAASEAGFFDQSHFSRHFKNICGLTPGRYLREMGGMPRRRPVGETSLQSAA; via the coding sequence ATGCACGAGCCAGCCCCGGTCGAGCCCGCCCTTTACGAGAGCGGGATGACGATGTCCGCGCTGCCCGCCAGCCACGGGATCCGGCGCGCGCTCGGTCATATCGAACGCCATTTCACCGATGCGATCTATCTCGAGGATCTCGCGGCGCTGGCGGGCCTGAGCGTCTGCCGCTTCGTGACGGTGTTCCGCCGCCAGGTCGGGCTGACGCCGCACCGCTACATCTGCCATCGCCGGATCGGCTATGCGAAGCGGCTGCTGCGCGACGGCGTGCCGATGGCGCAGGCGGCGTCCGAGGCCGGCTTCTTCGACCAGAGCCATTTCTCGCGCCATTTCAAGAACATCTGCGGCCTCACGCCCGGACGCTACCTGCGCGAGATGGGCGGGATGCCGCGCCGGCGACCGGTGGGCGAGACCTCGCTCCAGAGCGCCGCCTGA
- a CDS encoding 2-hydroxyacid dehydrogenase, which translates to MALLYKSDPVRGAEWAKILAEKAPELSFRIWPDVGDPAEIRYFVAWMPPDDLAERFPNLELLMSSGAGVDHLDLSKLPPDLPVARMIETGIVDGMVEYVSMAVLGLHRDLIDYVGQQRAEVWKQIRVRPASTRRVGVLGLGMLGEACCRMLRTLGFQVAGWSRSAREIEGVTCFAGTESLPDFLGRTDILVCLLPLTEETRGMLGAELFAQLPKGARLVNVGRGGHLDQEALLAALDSGQISAAVLDVCTPEPLTPGHPLWSHPRVLLTPHIASMTQPETAVDLVLENLRRHKAGEPLLGAVDRQRGY; encoded by the coding sequence ATGGCACTGCTCTACAAGTCGGATCCGGTCCGCGGCGCCGAATGGGCGAAGATCCTCGCCGAGAAGGCGCCGGAGCTGTCCTTCCGGATCTGGCCCGATGTCGGCGACCCCGCGGAGATCCGCTATTTCGTCGCCTGGATGCCGCCGGACGATCTGGCCGAGCGCTTCCCCAATCTCGAGCTGCTGATGTCCTCGGGCGCGGGCGTCGACCATCTCGATCTGTCGAAGCTGCCGCCGGACCTGCCGGTGGCGCGCATGATCGAGACCGGCATCGTCGACGGCATGGTCGAGTATGTCTCGATGGCTGTGCTCGGCCTGCATCGCGACCTGATCGACTATGTCGGCCAGCAGCGCGCCGAGGTCTGGAAGCAGATCCGCGTGCGCCCCGCCTCGACGCGGCGGGTCGGGGTGCTCGGCCTCGGCATGCTCGGCGAGGCCTGCTGCCGGATGCTGCGCACGCTCGGCTTCCAGGTCGCGGGCTGGAGCCGCTCCGCGCGTGAGATCGAGGGCGTGACCTGCTTTGCGGGCACGGAGAGCCTGCCGGATTTCCTGGGTCGGACCGACATCCTCGTCTGCCTGCTGCCGCTGACGGAGGAGACGCGCGGCATGCTCGGCGCGGAACTCTTCGCGCAACTGCCGAAGGGCGCCCGGCTGGTCAATGTCGGCCGCGGCGGACATCTCGACCAGGAGGCGCTGCTGGCGGCGCTCGACAGCGGCCAGATCTCGGCCGCGGTGCTCGACGTCTGCACGCCCGAGCCGCTGACGCCGGGCCATCCGCTCTGGAGCCATCCGCGCGTGCTGCTGACCCCGCATATCGCCAGCATGACCCAGCCCGAGACGGCGGTGGACCTCGTGCTGGAAAACCTGCGTCGCCACAAGGCGGGCGAGCCGCTGCTGGGAGCGGTCGACCGACAGCGCGGCTACTGA